A genomic window from Acetobacter sp. includes:
- the serB gene encoding phosphoserine phosphatase SerB: protein MSAILTLVANREATSLTPQDIALASTLAAGSETTILSPDEAVDIACAPLTPAQIDAIRFALADRAVDVLYSSTTGNRRRKILVADMDSTMVANETLDDIAAHAERLRPGIGEEVAAVTRRSMNGEIDFQTSLRNRVALLLDLPASLLEEAWSDVMINPGARTLVQTMKAHGAATALVSGGFTWFTARVGAACGFAENHANILNVTDDTLNGTVGEPILGPDAKLQHLIRIAATAGAPLSAALTIGDGANDLPMLRAAGLGIAFHAKPVVRKEIVNRIEHGTLRAALFAQGYHASELVEG from the coding sequence ATGAGCGCTATTCTGACACTCGTCGCGAACCGCGAAGCCACATCCCTCACGCCGCAGGACATCGCGCTGGCCAGCACTCTGGCTGCGGGGAGCGAGACGACCATCCTCTCGCCGGACGAGGCTGTCGATATCGCCTGCGCGCCGCTCACGCCAGCGCAGATCGACGCGATCCGCTTCGCGCTGGCCGATCGCGCCGTCGATGTGCTGTACAGCAGCACGACCGGAAACCGTCGCCGCAAGATTCTCGTGGCCGACATGGACAGCACCATGGTCGCCAACGAGACGCTGGACGATATCGCGGCCCACGCTGAGCGCCTCCGTCCCGGCATCGGCGAGGAAGTCGCCGCCGTCACCCGCCGTTCCATGAATGGCGAAATTGACTTCCAGACCTCGCTGCGTAACCGCGTGGCGCTCCTGCTCGATCTTCCAGCCTCCCTGCTCGAAGAGGCGTGGAGCGACGTGATGATCAATCCGGGCGCACGCACGCTGGTACAGACCATGAAGGCGCACGGCGCGGCAACGGCGCTGGTGTCCGGCGGTTTTACATGGTTCACCGCCCGTGTGGGCGCGGCCTGCGGCTTTGCCGAAAACCATGCCAATATCCTGAATGTCACCGATGACACGTTGAACGGCACCGTTGGCGAACCCATTCTCGGTCCGGACGCCAAGCTCCAGCATCTGATCCGTATCGCCGCCACTGCCGGCGCACCTTTGAGCGCCGCCCTGACGATTGGTGATGGCGCCAACGATCTGCCCATGCTGCGGGCCGCGGGGCTTGGCATCGCCTTTCATGCCAAGCCGGTCGTGCGGAAGGAAATCGTGAACCGGATCGAACATGGCACACTCCGCGCCGCGCTGTTCGCTCAGGGTTATCACGCCTCGGAACTTGTCGAGGGCTGA
- the miaA gene encoding tRNA (adenosine(37)-N6)-dimethylallyltransferase MiaA — MKKTDSGRSALIVAGPTCSGKSALALALGEQLNGTVINADSMQVYRELRVLTARPTPEEEARLPHRLYGVSPAGEARSVAWWRLEALAAMEEAWAEGRLPILCGGTGMYLRALTNGLAEVPEASAEAREEARMLAADPAVLHDRLMAVDPDTAGGLRPTDPQRLARAWEVWRSTGKGLAWWRVQPGLPAAGCRFVAVRLDPARDVLRAAIARRFGLMIELGAIEEVRALLEQHLDPALPAMRAHGVPELSAMLRGEISLATAEERAVLATGRYTKRQATWFNHQPLVSSDHTIIIENRITINEQLLKRKIPEIISFMQNQVDAPADEA, encoded by the coding sequence ATGAAGAAAACGGACAGCGGGCGTTCGGCGCTGATTGTCGCGGGTCCGACATGTTCCGGCAAGTCCGCGCTGGCCCTCGCTCTGGGCGAGCAACTCAACGGCACTGTCATCAATGCGGATTCGATGCAGGTCTATCGGGAACTTCGTGTCCTGACGGCCCGTCCGACGCCGGAGGAGGAGGCCCGTCTGCCGCACAGGCTCTATGGCGTCAGTCCGGCAGGCGAAGCTCGAAGCGTAGCGTGGTGGCGGCTGGAGGCGCTCGCTGCGATGGAAGAAGCGTGGGCGGAGGGACGGCTGCCTATCCTCTGCGGCGGCACCGGGATGTATCTGCGCGCCCTGACCAACGGACTGGCTGAGGTTCCGGAGGCCAGCGCTGAGGCCCGTGAAGAGGCGCGGATGCTCGCGGCTGACCCGGCGGTTTTACATGACCGGCTGATGGCGGTGGACCCGGACACGGCTGGAGGTCTGCGTCCCACTGATCCGCAGCGGCTGGCCCGCGCATGGGAGGTCTGGCGCAGCACGGGCAAGGGGCTGGCGTGGTGGCGTGTACAGCCCGGTCTTCCCGCTGCGGGCTGCCGGTTCGTGGCCGTTCGTCTTGACCCGGCGCGGGATGTGCTGCGTGCGGCGATTGCCCGTCGTTTCGGCCTGATGATTGAACTGGGCGCGATTGAGGAAGTGCGTGCGCTGCTGGAACAGCATCTCGATCCCGCGCTTCCCGCCATGCGGGCGCACGGCGTGCCGGAGCTTTCGGCCATGCTGCGGGGAGAGATCAGCCTTGCCACGGCGGAGGAGCGGGCGGTGCTGGCGACAGGCCGTTACACCAAGCGTCAGGCTACATGGTTCAACCATCAGCCTCTCGTCAGTTCGGATCACACGATTATTATCGAAAACAGAATCACTATAAATGAGCAACTTTTGAAAAGAAAAATACCGGAAATTATATCTTTCATGCAAAATCAGGTTGACGCTCCGGCGGACGAGGCTTAA
- the ilvB gene encoding biosynthetic-type acetolactate synthase large subunit, translating into MNATTQTIATQSDASTTLTGAEVLMKVLVDQGVEVVFGYPGGAVLPIYDALFQQDRIRHILVRHEQAAVHAAEAYARSTGRVGVVLVTSGPGATNAVTGLLDALMDSVPVVCLTGQVPVALIGNDAFQEADTTGITRPATKYNYLVKRPEELSRVVNEAFEIARSGRPGPVVVDLPKNITVGPAPYAPPSRTPRASYQPRIEPDRKAVARAVAAMKSAKRPLFYVGGGVINAGKDACADLTRFIHTTGFPCTATLMGLGAFPGSDKQFLGMLGMHGTYEANLATHDCDVLIALGSRFDDRVTGRVDAFSPNSFKIHADIDPSQINKIIRVDVPIVGDAGRIIAMMIEEWDAQTAKTDAKALETWWSRIKAWKALDCLRFTQDQSADAVIKPQQAIKRLYELAVETGRETFVSTEVGQHQMWAAQFFKFESPNHWLTSGGLGTMGYGLPAAVGAQVAHPDALVIDVSGEASALMNIQELGTIAQYRLPVKIFLINNHYMGMVRQWQELLHGSRYSESYSDALPDFVKLAESFHAKGFRATKMSELDDTIRAALAYDGAAVIDICVAEGENCFPMIPSGAAHNEMILGPEQEQQGAEITDEGKMLV; encoded by the coding sequence ATGAACGCCACCACACAGACGATTGCGACCCAGTCCGACGCCAGCACCACGCTGACCGGCGCCGAGGTGCTCATGAAGGTTCTTGTGGATCAGGGCGTCGAGGTCGTCTTCGGTTATCCGGGAGGCGCGGTCCTTCCGATTTACGATGCGCTGTTCCAGCAGGACCGCATCCGCCACATTCTCGTGCGCCACGAACAGGCCGCCGTGCACGCCGCCGAAGCCTACGCCCGCTCGACTGGTCGCGTGGGTGTGGTGCTGGTGACCAGCGGTCCCGGCGCGACCAACGCCGTGACCGGTCTGCTGGACGCGCTGATGGACTCCGTGCCCGTCGTCTGCCTGACGGGACAGGTGCCTGTGGCGCTGATCGGCAATGACGCGTTTCAGGAGGCCGACACCACCGGCATCACGCGCCCCGCCACGAAATACAACTATCTGGTCAAGCGCCCGGAAGAACTGTCCCGCGTGGTGAACGAGGCCTTCGAGATCGCTCGCTCCGGTCGCCCCGGCCCGGTGGTGGTCGATCTGCCGAAGAACATCACCGTCGGTCCCGCGCCTTACGCCCCGCCGAGCCGCACGCCCCGCGCCTCCTACCAGCCGCGTATTGAGCCGGATCGCAAGGCCGTCGCCCGCGCCGTGGCCGCCATGAAGTCGGCCAAGCGCCCGCTGTTCTATGTCGGCGGCGGCGTGATCAACGCGGGCAAGGACGCCTGCGCCGACCTCACGCGCTTCATCCACACGACCGGCTTTCCGTGCACCGCCACCCTGATGGGCCTTGGCGCATTCCCGGGCAGCGACAAGCAGTTCCTCGGCATGCTGGGCATGCACGGCACCTATGAAGCCAATCTGGCCACGCATGATTGCGACGTGCTGATCGCACTCGGCTCGCGGTTCGATGACCGCGTGACCGGCCGTGTCGATGCGTTCTCGCCGAACTCCTTCAAGATTCATGCCGATATCGACCCTTCGCAGATCAACAAGATCATTCGCGTGGACGTGCCGATCGTCGGTGATGCCGGACGCATCATCGCCATGATGATCGAGGAATGGGACGCGCAGACCGCCAAAACCGACGCGAAGGCGCTGGAGACGTGGTGGTCCCGCATCAAGGCATGGAAGGCGCTCGACTGCCTGCGTTTCACGCAGGACCAGTCTGCCGACGCCGTCATCAAACCGCAGCAGGCCATCAAGCGTCTTTATGAACTGGCTGTTGAGACGGGCCGTGAGACCTTTGTGTCCACGGAAGTCGGCCAGCACCAGATGTGGGCGGCGCAGTTCTTCAAGTTCGAAAGCCCGAACCATTGGCTGACTTCGGGTGGCCTCGGTACGATGGGTTACGGTCTTCCCGCCGCCGTCGGCGCACAGGTCGCGCACCCCGACGCGCTGGTGATCGACGTGTCCGGCGAAGCCTCGGCGCTGATGAACATTCAGGAGCTGGGAACCATCGCCCAGTATCGCCTGCCGGTGAAGATCTTCCTGATCAACAACCACTACATGGGCATGGTTCGTCAGTGGCAGGAACTGCTGCACGGCTCGCGTTACTCGGAGAGCTACAGCGACGCGCTGCCGGACTTCGTGAAGCTGGCCGAAAGCTTCCACGCCAAAGGCTTCCGCGCCACGAAGATGAGCGAACTGGACGACACC